The Anopheles gambiae chromosome 2, idAnoGambNW_F1_1, whole genome shotgun sequence genomic sequence TGTGTGATGTTTTAATCATAAGCGtgtaaacattaaacactcgtTCGACGGATCAGCATGCATTGCATCTGCTGCTTTCGATAACGACACATAATTGCGAGTGTAATGAAATCGCTGCTATGcctaaaaatgaattaacaCACTGTTTTAACAAtattaaaccatttttttaaattgtgattgaagtttgatgtgtcaatctttattttttgaatgcTTGCAAATCTATGTTGCTCCTCTATCATTTATACCGATTATCGGTGCTTCCTGTTTTTTGGCTGACCACTGATGTGCTTTAACGAAATTGGTATCGAGTGAATCACATGCTCGATTAAACATCTAATTAAAAGTCTTTAGTTGTTAATCACACCAAAAAGCATCGCAAGCACCACTTCCACATGCAATCAATATTAATCGGTGATTTTTCTCTacacccttttttttgtttcatttttcttccccaaTTCCCTTACCCTTATGTATCCCTGTTTGACCCGTTTTGCGTGTCATTTGTTGAACGCAACGTGGCACGGATTCAAACAATTGTTCTCAATGGTTCTTGATTCTTGAATTTCTCTTACTCGTACGTCGTCCTGTTTGGCACTCTTTTGGCAATAATAATTATGACAATGacaaaaaacactacaatCCTTATTACTGTACAACGTTCCATCCTTTGGTGCGACGAATTCACATCCCACTTCCCGCAATCCCTTTTGGCACTTTGTAATCCCTAAAAaaacccactcacacacacacctgtggCTGTGACTCCCACTCGGGCTCAAATGGGCTCAAACTGGGGTCCCAACAACCTCGAACCACCTCGAACCACAAACCGCAAACCCCAAACATCCCCAAACATTTCCTTACGGCCTGGCTAACCCCGGCACATGccccaacgaaaaaaaaaaggaactggACATGTTGGCCGCACAACTAAACGAACTGGGCGTCTCCTCCCCCCCGCAGCAGTCGCAGCAAGCGCAGCCGGAGGCACCGCCGCGGAACAATCGGCCCCAGCCCGGACCGCCCGTGCCCGgatcgcaacagcagcaacagcaggtcAGTGCAGGTGGGGTTGGTGCCAGCGGCGTCGGCAAGGCGCCCGCCATCGCACCGAACGGCAACAATAACAGCAGCAATGGGGCCGGCGTCGGCAGTGGCGGCGGCGTTGGTGGCAACATCAATAACAATAACCATCATCCGCAACCGATCAATCCGCTCGATCCGATCGAAAGCTCCGACTCGGACTCGGAACCGGAGGAACCGAACGGCCGAACACGAAACGACGGCACGCTTCTGGCCAGCGATCCACCGATGCCACTGTAAGTAATGCGCTGTCTGACGCtggcgtgtgttgtgtgtgagtgatttTTCGCGGAGCGAAGCTTCGGTTGCTTTGcgcgagcgtgcgcgcgcgtgtgtatgtttggaGGGAAGGCGAAAATCAAAAGGAAATTCTATTTACgttttatttcaaaacatgCGCTTATGCTATGGGGTTTATACCATTGCACTACACTACTTCCTGTTCACTaccacttttttatttattatcttTAATTTAACAATAATTGTTCGTTGATCATTGACATTTCTACACTCAAATTGTACGTTATATTGTATTGTAATAGCATATTGGGTCATATTTGCCTTAAAGGTAATCTTTTGCGCCGATCTAATTATGATTTATTCTCCTTTTTATATCTATTAATGGATTAATTTTTACTTCATGATTGATTAAaatctttttattttaattttcggCTTCAAAAATACTTTTCTTCGCTACAAATGACCCATTCGCACCGGCAAATCTTACAAAAACAGCTTAACTTACCGTTCTATTGGAAGTGTGTAGTGCGATGATATGACCACCACAGCATTGCAAAGAAGCATGAAGGCTTAATTTCTCATCAGGCAgttaatataaacaaaaaccaaaacacattaCGACCATCGCTCATCACTAACCATATATCATTGTTATGTCTATCTTTCACCCTACTCTACTCGCTCCCTTTACTTTTCATATTTGAATctgttttttactttttacctATTTCTACAATTTCTTATAACCTTTGTTTCCTGTTTGAATTGATCGCGATTAATTGTTTGTCGTAAATTTGTTATTTGCTTCACTATTACTTAAACTCACCCTCATGTTATTATCATCTTTTCATCTCATCTCGTTTCATTATTTCTGCCATCTTTTTTGCGTTTCCATATTTccctttctttcgttttttcttctttccttggttttgtttttcgcctCTCTGTCCTTCCCCgtttttcttccgttttttttttgttttccctcgTTTGGTTTGGATTTCCGTTATGTTCAGTCCCGAATTTTCCTATAGGACGGGTGGCTTGGGAGTGCTCGCCGAATCCGACCAGAACAATCAGTCGTCGTCGAGTACGCcggcgggcggcggcggcggcggcggcggtgccaGCGGAGCCAGTGTCCTGTCGCcaccgggcggcggcggcggtggtggaccCCCGAACCGACCACTACCACCAACGCCGGACGACGATGACGCGCAGGGCGACGGGACACTCATCAAGCGGGTAAGTGGCCAAAACATTGTACATCTTTTCACCCATTagccatttgttttgttttttactcaTTTACGATTTTGTCTTATTTACTTCTGTTCTTTACCTTTCTCCTCTACATATCTGCGTTGTGTTttagtattatttttatacattctCGTGTAAAGTTGTTTCGGTTTGTCTTCTTGCACTTTCTTCATCTCTattaccatcaccatcaggAGTGtgctagtttttgttttgcagctcTCAATCGGACTCGtatattgtttcttttttatcaataACTATGTGTGACTTTGATATTCTACGATGATCCGTTTGattagtttttgtttatttgttttatcgaACTCTGAATTGTCTTATCGTTGTGTGTATTCTATGTTTTACACGAAAGAAGATGTACACAATTTATCTTTTGTTTACAGCTTTTAAtagcttttgttttggcttgcgtttttgttgccgccttttttttttaaatggtcAACAATTCGGTGAAGTTGTGTTCTTTATCAATAtcaatgttttcttctttttcttttaattctaAAATTTCCTCAATTGCTGCCGTATAGCGTTCATATATCTGTTCGTACTGCCTTGTTAATTTTCTCAATTACATCCACACACTTACAGCATCAGTATTTCTGTCTTTATATCTCCTCGTCACTTGTTTCTTTGTTGAGTTGATTGAGTTCCATTGCAACGATATGTTTATTGAAAGCGAACATCATTGttaaaaaatgttaattgTTAATACATTTATTCAgaaactctcacacacacactgtagtTAAGTATCTGTCTTATGATACGTTccattctctttctcttttttctctttctaccTGTCGATACCACcaaccgcgcgcgcgcgcgtttatGTGTGGTTAGATTTTGAATCTAAAGTGGAAAAATTTCGAACTGCAAACCGTGAACTGTTTAGTAAATTGAACTTCTTTTCTATCATTTCACCTTTTGAAGGAGCAAGTTTTATCGCATATTTATACGgctgactgttttttttacgcACCCCATTTagttgtgttttggttttggttatCTTTCTGCTAAGTTTCTGTATGATATTTAGGGGTATTTTGGTGCGTTTGTTTTCCACAACTGTGTAATCATATTTTCCTATTTACCTTGTTCTATTTCCGTTCTACTAGCGCACAGGTAGCAAGTGTTATTTTGGtcctcttctttttggcttatGGTTTGGTTTAGGCTGTGCATCCCCCTCCCTACACAAATACTTTTGATTTGTATGTTGTATCCTCTGTATAAAGTTTACTCTTCCCcataaacatacaaacactacAAACTGCATTAAATATACCTGCAAACAGTACGTTTAAACGTTGGCTAAGAGAATccttaatgtttaattttagttTCTCTGTTTTTACCAATGTTAGTGTTTTTGGGTTGGTTATGGTTAAAACTGAGCAAATATCGAAATCGTTTATATGTTCAAGCCCAATCCGATGAAGCAACAATTCGTTCATATGACtatatttgattttgttattgttgtttaatttctATTGCATCACTCCTCGctctttccttttttacaatttatcgCAAAACATAAATCAATCGATTGGAGTATCGTAATGCACCACAGAAAGCCAATTGGTTGACACTGCAAAGCTGAAGCTCTGAAACAAGAATAAACTGTCCCCGCGCGTAGACTAGGAGTCGAATCGAAGTGGATTGGAACGTCTTGTGTTACAACCTCTCAATCAGCAGTCGCTCAATTACATTTGCCGCTTTTACTGACACCTTTTATTCGGATTCTTCAAACTAAATTTACATGGTAAAACTGTTCCATTGGCGCGCTATTCCGCTTTTCTTACAAACAACAGACACTTACAACGAAGAGCATCTGCGCAATCTCATCCGCTTTTCTTCAACACACACGACACACGAGGGAGGTGGTAGTGTCACAGTTTTTACGGAACAAATTGTGCCACTCAATGTGTGTTAATGCTTGcgttgtggctgctgctgctgctaatatGCAAATTTGTGTCTcctttgtgtgtattttgttgctCTCTTATCGTATTAAGTGTCCTCGCGTCCTTCCCGCAAAACAACAGTGGTGCGATACAAATGGTGTAGTGGTTTGTACACAGTTCCGATTTGTTTTTGATAGTAGTTCGATTCGTTATTGCACTAAATTTTTTTGGATTGCTCGCGCTGTGTTCGTCATCGTTGTTACTGCTTGTTTATAGTGTTATTTAGTGTTACTGGTTCCTGGACAGCAGCCTTATCGCGGGGGCTCATGATGCATCCGTTCGACGGTACTGTGAGATTCATAAGTGTTACATTCGCCCTCCTGTTCACTGTAGAGTTTTAGGTAGCTTGTGATCTACATACATTCGCGTTTTTATTTGGATTATTTCTTTCGACCTATCAcgtaaaatagaaaaaaaataaaaacacacacacacaaatcactGTAGAAATTGCGGATGTACAATGATCGACAAGGGAAAGGTACAACCTCAAACCTGATCTCCCCTCATTGCTCATGTTCTCGTGGTACGTAGCATTGACTAACTAGACACGCCGCAACACACAGGCACTGTTGCATTCGTTTAGCTactgaatgttttgtttggtcgATGGTAATATAGCATTTACATAGATCTCCATCTGTTCATCTGTTATTGATATATTTATACGTATTATACGCATATTGTTCGTTCCTCTCCATGTCACTCTCACCCTGTCGTCTTACCTTCTTCCCGTTGGTGGTGTATCCCGTCTCATGATGCTTCCATCTCTTTTGCATCACATTCTCCGCCGACATTCACTCAACGTTTCATAACACACTTTGTACAATACAGCCCAAGTAATGTGTTGTTAATGCTGTGATTGGTCTGTATTGCATATTCCATTTTCATGAAAATCATTCCACCTTCTCctccaaaaataataataataatagcgACTTGCCGACTTGGCAATGGCTCTTCCGTCCTCGACTTGTCGCTATTTTAGACTGTGTGTGTaggattaaaaattaaatttgatcGGTTGCTttgtaaagaaaaattaaacctcaaaatcataaatttctgcataccaaaaaaaaaagcccaaaaaaaactccaacacCCCTTTCATACAAAATTATCGTATAGAACTTCGACAATAAATCAACCCCGTCCCTCGGAACGACCACCACCTCGTCGTCCGCGTCGACCGGCTCGACCACCCACTCCGAGAGCGATGAAGCCGTCCTGCTGCGCGATTGGGACTTCGAGCGGTTCTTCCCGTCGAACGAGCGCCCGAAAGCGGCCCAGCGCCACTCGATGTCCGACAAgacgtcctcctcctcctccaacTCGCCGGCCGACTCGAACGGCCGGCTCCGTCCGCCGAACGCGATCGACAATAAAACGCGCAAGGAGCTGGCCAACTCGACCGCCTCCTGTGGGATGAAAAAGCCCTACCCGCACCATGGCATGAACCTGGCGTACGCGGAAAAGCGCAAGGTCGAGGAGATGAACAACAAGATCCGGCTGGAGGAGCAGGTGAAGCACGAAATATTCACCCGCCAACGGTTGCAGTTCGATAAGGCATCGTCACCTTCGAGAGGCCCGGGAGGGCAACAgtctcagcagcagcagcagcagaatgcCCACAAACGCCAAGAATCGGACTCGCGGCTGCCGCTCAACtttgcccgtgccttccggcGCGAAAATTCCGACTTTTTCCCACTGTCCAAGCGCCACTCGGCCATACTGGGCGAAGCGACCGCCGACGCGAAATCAATGGCCtcgggtggcggtggtggtcagggtttgcaacagcagcagcagcagcgctccAGTGCGATCTTTTCgcgcagcagccgcaacaaGTTTGAGCCCATCTTGACCAACTTCTCGCTGAACAATCCGTCCGGAAGCGATGACGAGCGGCGGTCGTCCTCCTCATCGCGACAGACTCCACCACGCCACGGTCAGCAGGACGGCGGTGGGGGTGCAAGAGGAACAGGTgtaggaggaggagcaggaggaggaggtgctgGCACACCAAAGGAAGGTGGGAACGGAGGGCGACAGCCGAGTCCACTGGCAAGCGCGCAGGTGACACCGCGCAACATGGACTTCTTGCGTCCGCGGCGCGAAAAAACTGAATCCGTCATCTTCGTACGTAACTCGCCCAACCGGCCGCAGCAATCGCTGCTGTTTGATGGTCAACAGGtaaaagcacacatacactctctcacacacccacacacactcacaaacacatgcTCACTTTTGCGCGTTAGGCCACGGACACCTCTATCCTGGCACACATGTCCTCCGAGGAAGGTTTAGTGGCGGATTCGACGGGAACGGAAGAGTTTgaatttttctctttttgatattttttggGCATTGTTAAACATGTTGCTCAAACTTGTTTTACTAttgaaatatattcaatacataaaaaattatCTAatctttatttaatttaaacctGTTTTAGCGATCTAAAACGAGTGCTGTGTCGGGAAGATCTCTAAGGTAGCAGCGTTTATTAGGCTCAATTGAAGTATAAATGCCTGGAAGTATAAACAAGCACGATCAATGTTAATAATCATTTGCAACTATCACATTAACGATGTAACAAGAATTGTATAAATATCATTTGCATGGAAAACGATCGAAGTCATTAAAGTATTGTTTTAGGCGAGGAAATAGTTTCTATATCTCTGCCAACAATGGTCTATTTTTCCTATTTTGTTCTAAGATCATGCTACCATGATGATCTGATACTTGGGCTCGCTTTGGGCTACCTCCAGCTCGCCTTCCAGTTCCACATAATACTCCCGCTACTCCGATAAAGGACATGTGTAATGGATTTAGCGTACGTGCGCCTTATCGAACcgttaaaaaagaagaagaagcaaattgGATCGAACTCCCCTTCCTACCATCATCACCAGTACCTTCTCCCTGACTCCATCACCCACCCGTTCCCAATGTCCGTCCATATGCAAGAGCGCGCGTATTAGTCCCTTTTAGCTGCCAGactcgtttgttttgtttttcgtcttCCATCCCATATTGCGCTCTTCTTAATCTATTCCTCCTCCCTGCCCAGCGTTCAATGTGTACTTACTAGCTGCTAGTAACacgcgtgcgtgtatgtgtctAACCCCTCCACCCCAAGAAGTACCAGTCTGCGCCACACAGACTGTCATCATCGTGCTCCCATCATTGGTGAATAATACTTCGTCTACCATCATTCAGGACTGTTCTGCATGAATATTAATCGCAAATACACAAATAAACGAAgccaaaaattacaaaaagaGATGATGTTTGTGAGGCTCACATATAGAAACTTAGGATTTAATGTTGTTTAAACATTGACCTTAGACATTATTAGAGAATGATAGGAGGTTCTTTTTCTAGTTAATTTGTATCTTTTATTCACTATATTCGACAAGCAACTACAGACAGTATTCTAAAATGCGGACTTTACAGGTAAATTTCGAATGTTTTAAAACTGATAAATTCATTCATGCATTATGACGTCGAAAGTCATcataattgaaacaaaaactgcCCACAAACGTATAGCAAATATCAGGagtttattttagtttatttagtatttagtttaattttgcaatagaaaaaaaataatcagaaATTGGaagttttcttttcaaacatATTagtaaaacccaaaaaaaaaaaaataggacgGAAAGTGTAAGGTTGAGAAACGTGATTTGTGTAAATTGTTATGTTAAATACTAAGTAAAATTGTAAATAATTGCATGCCACCTGTCATAcggaatgtgtgtatgtgtatatgtatatatgtgtaaTGTTATTAGACTCATATCTGTTGTTGTAATTATGTtatgtgcgtatgtgtgtctgtgtgtttgtgtcaaaACGCTACAATTgtattgtgtgtgttatgtATGTTCGAACACTAACCCACCTGTGATGCAGTAGTACTAaccaaataataataagacaTCGACTTATAGTATTTGGACTCCCGACAGCTAATGAGTTCAGCCGAGAAGCGCCCAACTCGTTCTTGGGTTGTTATTTTTCCCAGAATTATTATTGGTCCCTTAGCGTCCTTTCTGAGAGCAACAATGTTTCGCGTGTCGTCGTTTCGAGCAGGATAATTAGTGTCAAACTTCTTCCACCATTTGTATTGCGGTCGTGTTTAGCTCTCCGTGTTTTTGTCCTCCCCCCTCATTTGTtgctaattttattttaacaaggATGAATACTTTTTTCCTGCAGATTTCGCTGTCTGTAGAACGatttgtgatttgttttcaGACAATCTTTCCAAAACCGTCCAATACCATCCTCCCGGGTACCACGTGTTTTGCGTGACATGCTCATCTAACTATGTTAGGCCACCGGCTGCCTAAAGGGGGGGCCTGTGTTTTCTTACCGCAAAACCCATTTCTTATTAACAGTGGTCCGCAGTGTTACAGTTCCATGCAATAGGAAGATACACTTTTTCCGACAggaaaatacacaattaacTGGCTAACGCTTTTCTGTGCAACCAATTGCGTTTTGTGGCACTCTGGAAAATCTCCACAACTCATCTCACCCAAAATGTTTACGCGTTCACTTACTCTTTTAATTTCCATCCATCTCATTCTTATGCTGCTTTCGTTTGCGTCatgttttcttcctcttccgttGTTACTCAGtgtgatacacacacacacacacacttaaacaCGCTTCTACTACCACCCAAAACTTTGCCGCTTTTAACCTATAACAAACAATAATGCAACATTAACCCTGTGTTTCTAAACCATCTCGATCTTTAATAAATCCCTTTTACAAAGTTTCGTTCCATATTtccgtttttcgttttgtttcagtACGATCTGATTACATATTGTTACTTGCATTCAACAATTTGTTTCGTTCATCTCTGTTTTTTCTATCACAATGTTTCTGTGCCGCCGCGGAGTGTTTTACCGTGtgcactatttaaaaaaacgctACTGCTACCATTGATCACTAAtgagttttttcttctcttcccttttcctgtggatcaaaaaaaaaaatcaaaacccttCCTCGCACGCACATCGATCAAATCACGTAAAAATGCCGCCACCCGATAACCGTACCCTTGGACGCAGAAGAATCGCTCGGGTGAGAATAGTAGCCTCGGTACGCCCGGCCAGCGAACGAGCAGCGTCCTGCCGGATCTACTTAGTCAAGCTTCACCGGCGACGCCTCCCAGACATGACAAGTCCGCCAGCGAAGAGGTAAGTGTGACTGGGGGAGGTGGTGTACGCGTGTGTACGTACGATGGTTGAACGCTTGAACTTCACAGACCGCTTTCCCTTCCCCTACAACATATCCCCTACTATCTATGCtggcgcatacacacacgagTTTGATCCTCGCAGCATTGCTCTGCATCACATTCCTTGCTTTCGATGGGTGTACCCACAGCGCTTTCCATAACGAAATATCCTTCACGCTTCAATGCCTCATCCTTCGCTCCCTCTGCCCTTTAATATGCTTAGTTACCTTCGAGACCGTCCATTTACTCTGGCACTGGTTTAGGGGAAGTGTGTTCCCGTTGAATAATCCACAACGAAAGCCAAATTCATCTTCTTTACTGCAATTCTGCTCCCATTGCACACTTCTTCTCACAATCTTATCGAATATTGCTTCGCGGTTGTTGGTGGTATCTGGGTCGCGCTTTTGTTATTGTGTGGCTGATCTGAAGCGATGTTGCTCGCGTTATTAGAAGGgtttaaatgtattaaaaatcTTCCTCTCTTTcataaaattgtaattaaaaaataaaatataatgtaTGAAGTATCATTCAAATGTTCCAATTGGAAAAGAAACGGCAACTAAAATATGCCAAAACTTTCATACTTTTATGTTTTCATgtaacgtttttttgttagttctttttgtttatttcacccATTAGTTTGTTATCCCTTTTAAGTTTTCATGTTCACTAATTTTAcgtgctttattttttatatcttcGTATGTGTGCTTTATAAATTTTGGTGATGGTCTTATTTTGAACATTTCAATACATTTACCATTTCTATCTTTTTGTTCTATCCTGCTTCACTTTATTAGTTCCTTCTGTTTCATCTACcttctgttttgctttcaCTTGCTTTCTCATCGCCTTTTTAATATGTTTCctctaattttaattaaacattttactaattatgttttcttttacttttattttacaactaCTGCTACTCACAACTACCACTTCCAATCGCGTATTGTTTGTGTAAACGTTACAATTGCAATGctttaaaatgcaaataaaattaaacaaatacaaccacaaaaaaaaacatctattTAACCCCCTCGTAACGCGTAACGTATTAATGTAATTGCAATATCGTACCTTTAAACTCGACAATAACGGTACGAAAcccggcggcggctgctgcgtCCCAAACCAGTATCGGGCCGCTGTTAACGCGTCCGTTCAGTCCAACCTCGTCCCTGGTAGCATGCAACCCAAACCCTTCCTTCCAGCTCCAAACAGTACCAATAGCgcaaccaccaacaccaccaccaccaacaacctAAGCGCTGCTGGCCCGGCTACTACTACTCCCGGCAGTCGGGGGAACGCTTCGCCCCACTCGACCGTGTCGAACTCGTCGTCCTCCCGCAACAACAGTCCCAACCATTCGATTAACACTAGACTCCTaagcagtagtagtaatagtagtagtagcgcgGTCGTCGTTAATCATAAACTGCTCAATAACAATCATTTACTACCTCCTCCCTACCATCAACAATACCACCAACCATCGCCCCACCATCATCAAATGCAACATCATCTGCCAATGGGGACGATGCCGGTGCATCTGCTTCCCGGTGCGAATGGGAACGCgaaccaccaacaacaatcgTCCGGTGctgcacaacaaccatcgccacaacaacaaccgctcCCGGTGTCGCCATTCTCGCTCGCGCTACAACAGAAGCAGCGCAGCTTCCTCACGTTCGGCTTTGGCGCACAGTCCGGTGGATCGGCCGCATCACGGCGCGAGAGTCACGTGAACGTGAACGTGACGCCGACGTCGCACGATGCAACGAGTGATACGCCCGAAATACGGAAGTACAAGAAGCGTTTCAACTCCGAGATACTGTGCGCGGCCCTGTGGGG encodes the following:
- the LOC1276946 gene encoding mitogen-activated protein kinase kinase kinase kinase 4 isoform X12 — translated: MAHQMLAPSVNCSLDDIDLNALKDPAGIFELIEVVGNGTYGQVYKGRHTKTGQLAAIKVMDVTEEEEEEIKLEINVLKKYSNHRNIATYYGAFIKKTPAGKDDQLWLVMEYCGAGSVTDLVKSTKGQSLKEEWIAYICREILRGLSYLHTNKVIHRDIKGQNVLLTDNAEVKLVDFGVSAQLDKTIGRRNTFIGTPYWMAPEVIACDENRDATYDNRSDLWSLGITALEMAESQPPLCDLHPMRALFLIPRNPPPRMKSKKWSKKFHSFIDTVLVKDYHQRPYTEQLLKHPFIKEQPTERQVRIQLKDHIDRCKKRKQEKERDDYRYSGSENDDDDGQTAGEPSSIIQAPGNDTLRRTFHQIQEGRMQNAEQQQPPNRNQKPQPRDERSKPQPVEEPGPPSRPQLPQRLIVVPDPPANSNANRPLPPTPRSGSGSSSQPQQPSSQTPQQPARNQQNFFKPVSQQAQPEAPPRNNRPQPGPPVPGSQQQQQQVSAGGVGASGVGKAPAIAPNGNNNSSNGAGVGSGGGVGGNINNNNHHPQPINPLDPIESSDSDSEPEEPNGRTRNDGTLLASDPPMPLPEFSYRTGGLGVLAESDQNNQSSSSTPAGGGGGGGGASGASVLSPPGGGGGGGPPNRPLPPTPDDDDAQGDGTLIKRNFDNKSTPSLGTTTTSSSASTGSTTHSESDEAVLLRDWDFERFFPSNERPKAAQRHSMSDKTSSSSSNSPADSNGRLRPPNAIDNKTRKELANSTASCGMKKPYPHHGMNLAYAEKRKVEEMNNKIRLEEQVKHEIFTRQRLQFDKASSPSRGPGGQQSQQQQQQNAHKRQESDSRLPLNFARAFRRENSDFFPLSKRHSAILGEATADAKSMASGGGGGQGLQQQQQQRSSAIFSRSSRNKFEPILTNFSLNNPSGSDDERRSSSSSRQTPPRHGQQDGGGGARGTGVGGGAGGGGAGTPKEGGNGGRQPSPLASAQVTPRNMDFLRPRREKTESVIFVRNSPNRPQQSLLFDGQQKNRSGENSSLGTPGQRTSSVLPDLLSQASPATPPRHDKSASEEYRAAVNASVQSNLVPGSMQPKPFLPAPNSTNSATTNTTTTNNLSAAGPATTTPGSRGNASPHSTVSNSSSSRNNSPNHSINTRLLSSSSNSSSSAVVVNHKLLNNNHLLPPPYHQQYHQPSPHHHQMQHHLPMGTMPVHLLPGANGNANHQQQSSGAAQQPSPQQQPLPVSPFSLALQQKQRSFLTFGFGAQSGGSAASRRESHVNVNVTPTSHDATSDTPEIRKYKKRFNSEILCAALWGVNLLIGTENGLMLLDRSGQGKVYQLISRRRFQQMEVLEGQNILVTISGKKNRVRVYYLSWLKSKILRTDGLTDQQVERRNGWINVGDLQGAVHFKIVKYERIKFLVIALKDSIEIYAWAPKPYHKFMAFKSFGELMHRPLLVDLTVEEQTRLKVIYGSAEGFHAVDLDSATVYDIYLPKHVRSNFATLYRNAAELERYAAAALLRQRRCLRQHDGPGVEEHRAAVGRNANLRRVHRHRPDHGLGQQSNRDSFGRNRPPGRCVYAQKGAASQVPVRAERQGFLQQCQRRLILSDLLHDVEQTGHGQLVEHINRLCACVCSLVWSFGK